Below is a window of Malania oleifera isolate guangnan ecotype guangnan chromosome 1, ASM2987363v1, whole genome shotgun sequence DNA.
CTGATAATCATAGACGTACAAATTTCTatcaaataattcttgtaaccttcaagaaaaattaaatattttctttttaaaaaatcataagaAAACCTCCTTTTCTCgttcttttctttaaaaaaacatataaaaaaaagGGTTGGTCAAGCGAAATTCTCCATAGTTTTTCCAGTCAAATGAAGTTCTATCTCATCAAATATAGTATGTGTGGTTAGCACATATTGTGGATGACTTGGGCGCACAGTGGCCAACCCAGCCAAGTTAATTGAATTGAATAAACGATGTGATGGTGAAGTCattttgtatatacatgtatataaagCAGTGGGTCCAGTAGAACATGTGCTTGtacgtgcatgcatgcatgcacttgCGAAACTAAAACTCGAAGCAATCATATAGACAGAATGTGAGCGTTGGATATTTgggcattgaaaatttggaacaTCTTAATTGACTTTTTATGGGCGTTGTCCGCAGAATGGGCAGCAGTCCATCACCCTCCCTACTCACCCAGCTCCATCTGTTAATTGATTTGCTCGAGTCATGCTGACTACTCTGGTTTTAAATTCTAATCACTAGAGAAAATGCTATTTACCTTATAATATAAAATTCCACTTTGTTTACTTCCATAATTCCATGCATTAATAAACCCAAGAAAAGATATTGAACGAACTGTTCATACGCAATTTCATTCATATATAGATAATTAAGTAGCTAGCTAGCTAGGGCATGCTCAGGGTGCATGAACAAGGTAGGGGAACCGTTTTGGGGCGGTGGCGCATTGGCTGCTTTCTATCCTGTGAGATGTCCAATGACCTAATGTCTGAGGTCATATGTATTATgtattgatttttctttttttctttttttaataaatttggtTGAATagataagaaaaataaattattggTGAGGATGGGTATAAGCCTTGTTACAATGTTGAGTAGTTTAGACAAGTCCATATGATTAAATGAATTGAAACATTTCAAAAGGCTAAGGATTGAGGTACACATTCAAATCTGGTGAAATCCCTTAAAGATTAGATATGCCCAAGGCAATAGTGGGTTGCTAGAAATGAGGACCTAGCATATCACATCCACATACCATTTAACGGAATTAACAAAATAGATAAAGAAATAGTGAAATTCAACCATTTAAGGACACAAATAACTCAATACTTTAGAGATATAGAGTCTAAATTAACACAAAGTTCACCACACTCAAAGGAGACACGTGACTAAAAGAAAAACGTGGCAAAGGCTAAAGTCTTCAATTTTCATTTAAAGTAACTCTCATGGATTAATTATGTCATTCTCGGTCAGTGGCATGCCCAATTCTTGAAAACTCAAGCTCTCATAGCTAACAAAAAATCCTTCAAGCTGTTAATCCCCACAGTCATTATGTAggaattttggaaaaaatgaaaTCAAAGAACTTCTTAGGATAAATTTACAAACAtttccatcatcatcatcatcatcaaagtCTTGGCTCTTATTTATTATTGGCCCCGTTACTGCTATGATTTTTCAGTTATGTTTTAAGAGGATTTTTTTAGGCTTTTGGCTCAGTTGGGCTTGTAATTCTACTTTGGTTCTCGATTCTTTCTTTCTGCTTTTAATATCAAGcatgtttcttttttcttttttcttttttctgatCAAAAGgggtaaatgtattgatcaaaacGCATGTACAACTACACTGGGCATCCCAGGTCATAAGGATCAAGATCCTATACTCACAAGTCTTGTTGCAAATTACATCAGAACTTGAGCATACCCAGGGGCCATTAAGCCAGTCATAATCTTCCAAAAATTATATACACTACAATTACCATACTCATTACATCAAAAGGAGACTACATCAAAAGAGATTACTCAAGAGCATACATTTCAAATTTATCATATATTCCTCTATATGTATGCCTTTGGATCACACTTATGAGTTCTGAGGAGGAGAAGCCATGATTCTCAAATTTGCATCTATTCCTGAAATGCCAAATGAAATATACTGTTGCTGCCAGTCCATTTTTCTTACTTGCAGCCACCATTCCTTTGCCTTTTGCTTCTTTATGGAGCCACTTGACAGCTACTTTGATGGTAGGCATTTGCCTTTTAATCCCCAGCCATCTTCTAATCGCATTCCACACTTCAGCTGTAACCTTACATCTAAAAAACAAGTGATCCAAGGTCTCATTTTTTGCTTTGTAGAACACACACACCTGGTCAATATCTTCTCCCATCATTCTATCACATGTAAGTAATTTCCCTTTCACACCCAGCCAAAGACAGAAGGCATGCTTAGGGGGAGAGCCACAGTACCATACCTCCCTAGCCCACAACAGTTTGTTATTCTTTTTTCTCCAAAACTCATAGCTCAGGTGGGAAATATTTTCCCACTTCATCATTTCAGTAGCAGCTGCTGCACTTCCACATTTTTCCACAAGATGATCCCTGATAGCAATCAAATTTTTAAAGAGTGGAAAGTCATTTTTCTTCACTGCAACTCCCCATAAATTTGATTCACTCAAGTAGACTTGGTGGATTCATTTCAACCATAATGAGTCTTTTTTAGCAACTCTTCATCAAGTATGCTTCTTGTTTAACTTTTCTCttgtttctccccctttgtaagtTTACAATTAAATTATCTTTGTTAACGTTAAAAAAGAATAACTCTCTAATATGCTAATACATGCCTTCAAATGCTTTATAGACTTGGAACAACCCTCCTAGCGTAGGAAAATGCtacttcatgttttttttttttttcctaaaaacaaTTGACTTTGACAAATATAAGGACTCAAAAAGAAGAGCTACACTTTTTCTTACATGGGAAATACAAACATGCACATGactacattaaaaaaaaattcaaacaatcataactaaaatcctaaattatatttaatttactGAAAAGAACAATTCTTCAACTTTAATTCAATAAGCGACATGCATATTTTTAAGCTTTTGAACCTTTCTGAAATTGGGCTCTAAATTGAGCCAAAACTTGTTGGTCTACAACTTTAAGAACTAAGTTTATTTACATTATGAAACTATCATCTAACAACCCAAGTTCCATTGACCTTACTGAGCACACTCATGTATCACATGAGGTCATATTAATCCCATGATATAATTACTTCACTTTAGTAGTCGACATTCGACAATATATATGTTATGAGTAATTATTTTGATAATCAGTGCTAAATTATGTCATGTCATGATTAAAGGGCGTCATTAAAATTGGTGTTTGGCTTGcattggtctctctctctctctctctctctctctctctctctctctactaacTAGCTGCTGTGCATAGGCCTCCACTTACCACCTCCGCTGCTTGCTCCTCCTTTCATTGCACTTATAGGCTAGCTCCTCCTCACACTGCTATTGCCTTCTCATCCTCCTCCGCCCTTGTCCACCCTTGCCCACCACCTCCTCCTCATGAGCTATGCTCTCCTACTCATCCTCCTCCACTCTCAATTCATTTGAATCTATAATGAGAATAGTGAAAAGATAGCAacatatttaatagaaaatataaaaaaatttcaattaacATACTAATATCTAACAAAAATAGTAATATATTAATAATGTTAATTAATGGCAtagaattatttaaaattttaattaaaaatttataataatgTTACTTAATATAGTTaagaaatattaattaaaaataattttattttcataatattattatttacataatttaataattatatgtTATCTTGTTAGATAtagtaatataaaaattatatattgaaaataatacCACTATTTTTGAATTGTCACTTTAAAAG
It encodes the following:
- the LOC131148498 gene encoding uncharacterized protein LOC131148498, producing MLIAAKYLNEVNQLKELLHKQFDIKDFGATKKILAIEICRDRTARKLWLSQGGYVHKVLERISMTDTKSVCTPLASHFKLSTADYPSLDEKIRHMSKVPYASVVGSLIYAMTRSRPDLAHAVSVASRVDYFMGELILEKIHTSKNAADMLMKSVTYEKFKHYLELLHVSKDHLVEKCGSAAAATEMMKWENISHLSYEFWRKKNNKLLWAREVWYCGSPPKHAFCLWLGVKGKLLTCDRMMGEDIDQVCVFYKAKNETLDHLFFRCKVTAEVWNAIRRWLGIKRQMPTIKVAVKWLHKEAKGKGMVAASKKNGLAATVYFIWHFRNRCKFENHGFSSSELISVIQRHTYRGIYDKFEMYALE